The Sphingosinicellaceae bacterium genome includes the window CGAACTGGCGGATGCGCCGGGCACATCGGGGTTCGAGGAGGCGGTGCGGGCGATCATGGTTCGCGAACTGAAGCCGTTGAGCGACGATCTGCGCTACGACGGGGTCGGCTCGGTCATCGCCCGCCATGGCAGTTCGGGACCGAAAGTCATGCTCGATGCGCACATGGACGAGCTTGGTGGCGTCGTCCGCCGGGTCACGCCGACCGGTTTCCTGTCGATGCAGATGCTCGGCGGCTGGCTCGATCAGGCGCTTCCCGACCAGCGCTGGGTGATCATCGGCAGCAAGGGCCCGGTCAAGGCAGTGACCGGCATCCGGGACATCCATGTGGTTCCCGCGGACGAGCGGACCAAGGTCTTTCCGCGGGACAGCCTGTATCTCGACGTCGGTGCACGGAACGCCGCGGACGTCGCCGCGCTCGGGATCGGCCCGGGCGACCCGGTCGTCCCGGATGCGCCCTTCGAAGTGCTGGCGGGCGGCAAGCGCTATCTCGGCAAGGCTTGGGACGACCGCGTCGGGTGCGCGGTCGTCATCGAAGCGCTGCGTCGACTGCGCGCCAGCGGCCATCCCAACCAGCTGTTCGTCGCGGCCACCGTGCAGGAGGAAGTCGGATTGCGCGGTGCCCGCACCGCCGCCGATTTGATCAAACCCGACATCGGCATTGCCATCGAGGGCGGCATCACCGGCGACAGCCCCGGCCGCAGTCCGGAAGAGACTCAGGCGGTGCTCGGCGATGGTCCCGGCATCTTCCTGTACGATTCAAGTACGCTGCCCAACCGCAGGTTCGTCGCGCTGGTTCGAGACACTGCCGGCAAGAGCGGGATCCCGCTCCAGCTCGATCTGGTCCAGGGCTATGGTGACGATTCCGCAGCAATCCAGGCGACCATGGGCGGCGTGCCGACCGTCAACCTCGTCGTGCCGGCGCGCTATACCCACGCCCACAACGGCGTTATCGACCGCGCCGACTTCGATCGCATGGTCGATCTCGTCGTCGCCCTGGTCGCCCGGCTCGATGCTTCGACCGTCGCCCGCCTGCGCGACTTCGCTCCTTGAGATGGCCAACATGAATCGGTGGATGCCGACCTTTCGCATCGTCTTGGCTGCGGCCGTCTTGCCGGTGCTGGCGTTCGCGCCGCCGACGATCGCGGATGGCGACACGCGCGCCTGGTGGGCGACCACCGCCGCACTGTCGACCGATGCAATGGCCGGGCGAGACACGGGTTCGCCCGGTTACGACCGCGCGGCGGACTATGTCACCGCACAGTTCAAGGCTGCAGGACTCCAGCCCGCCGGTAATAACGGCAGCTATCGCCAGAACGTGCCGCTTCACGAGGTCCGGGTCGATCCAGCGGGAACACACTTCAGTGTCGCTCATGCGGACGGCAGCGAGACGCCGCTCCGTTTCCTTCACCAGATCTCGGTAAGAGCCAACGCGGCGCTGCCGGCCGTCATCGAGGCTCCACTCAGCTTTCGGGGCTACTGCTCGCGCAGCGAGATGGGGACCGACCTCCGCGGCAAGATCGCCGTGTGCTTCGGGGGGCGCCGGTCCGCCGTTCCCGGTGCCGCCGAGCGTGCTGCCGCTGCGGCGGCTGCGGGTGCTGTCGGACTGATCGCAGTCGACGATCCCGGCTTTACGATCGAGCCGACGCGGTGGCCCGATGCCTATGCCCGGACAGTGACGTTCCGCGGCGACCCTGCTCCTGCCGACAAGGTCATCGTCATGCGGCTGGCTGCGGCCGCGCTGGAGAGCGTCATCGCTGGCTCGGGGCACGACGCAGCGGAGTTGCTGGCGGGCGGTGCGGCGTCACGGGCGCTACCGTTGTTCGACATTCCCGCTCGCCTCCGGGCCAGCTTCCGCACCACACTCCGCGACATCGCGTCGGACAACGTCCTCGGCATCCTACCCGGGACCGACCCGAAGTTGCACCGCGAGGTCATCGTCGTTTCCGCACATCTCGACGGCTATGGCTCCGGCGAAGCGGTCGATAGCGACACAATGTACAATGGCGCGTTCGACGACGCCGCCTATGTCGCGACGCTGATCCGGCTGGCCGAGCGGCGGCACGGTAAGGGCTTCCGCCGCAGCGTGCTGTTCGCGGCCTTCACCGGCGAGGAGAAGGGGCTGCTCGGGGCGACGTGGTTCACAAGGCATCCGACGCGGCCACGCAAGCACCTCGCCGCCGACATCAATCTCGACCAGTTGCGCCCGCTCTTCCCGTTGCGCATCCTCACCGTGCATGCGCTGGCAGACACGACACTAGGCGCGACCGTTGCTGCAGTGGCGGCGGCGATGCACATCGAGACCCGCGCCGACCGCGAGCCTGAGCGGAACCTGCTGCAGCGCGCCGATCACTGGCCATTCCTCAAGATCGGCGTGCCAGCGACCGGCTTCATCTTCGGCTATGATGCGGGGACGGAAGCCGAACGGCGCTACCGCGAGTGGTACGCGGTTCGCTATCATCGGCCCCAAGACGACATGACCCAGCCGATCGACTTTCAGGCGGCAGCAGACTTCAACATGTTCTTTTATCGATTGACGGCTACTGTCGCGGACGCAGCCGCGCGCCCCGTCTTCATCAACGGCAGCAAGCTCCAAGACTCGGCTACTGCACGCTGATGCCGGAACGATCAGGTCCGAATAGTCACACTCAGTCCGAATACGACTTCTGTTACAGTTTTGTGGTTTCTTGCACTTACAAGCCTAACGGGAATCCGGTTCAGTGCCTTTGGCTGAACAGCGTCTGACGCGTCAAAGCGTGCAGCACTGTCGTCGTTGCACGAGGATGTCGAGTGACAACAGAGATTTGTGCGATGCCATACGAAGCCTCAAGCTTGCTCGACGGTGCTCGCGCTTTTGGCTTCGACAAGTGCCTGTATGTCGTCGAGGTGCTGGACGGCGAAACCGACCATCCGCTCGAGGCGATCGGCAGCGGGCTGACGGCCGAGTACATGAGCGGATACTTCAAGCGCATGCCACAGGATCCGCTACGCCGCATGGTTGCCCGCGGCGAAATCCCGGTCGGTAATACCCCGATCGCCTACGAGAACACCGGCTCGGCCTTGTCGATCGCGCTCGATCGCCGGCTGTCATCGAGCGATACGTCGTTGCTGCGCTGGTGCCTGTCGCAGGGAATTCGCACCGGGATCGGCTTCCGGATCCGCATGTCGCAGGGGCGTCACGCATCGCTCAATTTCTACAGTAGCGCGAGCCATGGACAGGGCAACCTCGATGCGGCGATGCAGGCCCTGTTCCTGATCGGCCATCAGATCCATGCCCGGCTCGAGCCGCAGGTACCGCAAGGCTGCGGCGACCTGTTGTCACGTCGTGAAGTCGAATGCCTCGACTGGATCGCGCGCGGTTTGGGCAACCGCCAGATTGCCGACACGCTCGGACTGTCGCCCGAGACTGTGAAGGATCACGTCAGCAGCCTGTTTCAGAAACTGTGCGTCAACTCCCGCGCACAAGCCGTCAGCCGCGGGCATGTCCTGTCGTACCTTGGCTGACGTTTCAACGCTTACCCCCATTTGGGGGGATGGGGCCGTTCAGTAAGCTACCATAAGCTGAACCCATCACATCGGCCGACCAAAGAGCCGACGAAACAGTACGTTATGGTGCGTATTGGGGCACTTCCGCGTACCTATAATCAGTCTCAATTGTCGAACGCATAATAGCTCCGGCACATGAGAGCTTGCGGCCCTGGGGTGGATTGTCGGCTGTTCGATCAAGGCAGTTATAACTGACAAGGGGTATTCGGATGAGACATCTTCGGTCACATTGGGAGCTGTTGGGAACTGCAGCGATAGCATCGCTCATGATCTTCGGGCAGCCTGCAGCGGCTCAGGTCGAGACTGCCGCCGCCGACTCCGCGCCCTCAACCGATAGCGCCGGAGCGAAATCGGAAGATATCATCGTCACCGGCTCGCGCATTCCCCGTGCCGGCTTCGACACTTTGCAGCCGGCACAGTCGGTCAGCGGCCAGACGCTCGCGGATCGCTCATTCCTCAATGCCGCCGACGCGCTCAACGAGTTGTCCGCATTCGGCACGCCCGGATCGAACAATACCGGTCAGCAGTCGGGGGCGAATGTCGGCCAGCAGTTCGTCAACCTCTACGGGCTCGGGGCGCAGCGGACGCTGGTACTGGTCAACGGTCGGCGCTTCGTCTCCGGTAACGCACCGACTCCGCCCGGAACCTTCGGCGGTGCGCCCGCCGGGCAGGAAGTCGACCTGAACACGATACCGTCCGGGCTGATCGACCATA containing:
- a CDS encoding LuxR C-terminal-related transcriptional regulator, coding for MPYEASSLLDGARAFGFDKCLYVVEVLDGETDHPLEAIGSGLTAEYMSGYFKRMPQDPLRRMVARGEIPVGNTPIAYENTGSALSIALDRRLSSSDTSLLRWCLSQGIRTGIGFRIRMSQGRHASLNFYSSASHGQGNLDAAMQALFLIGHQIHARLEPQVPQGCGDLLSRREVECLDWIARGLGNRQIADTLGLSPETVKDHVSSLFQKLCVNSRAQAVSRGHVLSYLG
- a CDS encoding M42 family metallopeptidase encodes the protein MRKIALYFGSVVLLALAGGAAAQPPTDRTTRLLGELADAPGTSGFEEAVRAIMVRELKPLSDDLRYDGVGSVIARHGSSGPKVMLDAHMDELGGVVRRVTPTGFLSMQMLGGWLDQALPDQRWVIIGSKGPVKAVTGIRDIHVVPADERTKVFPRDSLYLDVGARNAADVAALGIGPGDPVVPDAPFEVLAGGKRYLGKAWDDRVGCAVVIEALRRLRASGHPNQLFVAATVQEEVGLRGARTAADLIKPDIGIAIEGGITGDSPGRSPEETQAVLGDGPGIFLYDSSTLPNRRFVALVRDTAGKSGIPLQLDLVQGYGDDSAAIQATMGGVPTVNLVVPARYTHAHNGVIDRADFDRMVDLVVALVARLDASTVARLRDFAP
- a CDS encoding M28 family peptidase; translation: MPTFRIVLAAAVLPVLAFAPPTIADGDTRAWWATTAALSTDAMAGRDTGSPGYDRAADYVTAQFKAAGLQPAGNNGSYRQNVPLHEVRVDPAGTHFSVAHADGSETPLRFLHQISVRANAALPAVIEAPLSFRGYCSRSEMGTDLRGKIAVCFGGRRSAVPGAAERAAAAAAAGAVGLIAVDDPGFTIEPTRWPDAYARTVTFRGDPAPADKVIVMRLAAAALESVIAGSGHDAAELLAGGAASRALPLFDIPARLRASFRTTLRDIASDNVLGILPGTDPKLHREVIVVSAHLDGYGSGEAVDSDTMYNGAFDDAAYVATLIRLAERRHGKGFRRSVLFAAFTGEEKGLLGATWFTRHPTRPRKHLAADINLDQLRPLFPLRILTVHALADTTLGATVAAVAAAMHIETRADREPERNLLQRADHWPFLKIGVPATGFIFGYDAGTEAERRYREWYAVRYHRPQDDMTQPIDFQAAADFNMFFYRLTATVADAAARPVFINGSKLQDSATAR